Proteins encoded together in one Lathyrus oleraceus cultivar Zhongwan6 chromosome 5, CAAS_Psat_ZW6_1.0, whole genome shotgun sequence window:
- the LOC127079916 gene encoding uncharacterized protein LOC127079916 has translation MENLCILKKFNISIHPPKVRKTINVLWQPPNRGWIKCNIDNFDIGVPSFCSCGGIFRNDAANLMGSFVNFLGDGNVLLAELSVAMTAMEIARERKWNNLWIGSNSAIMVKAFTNFSLFSWKVRSKWANCICITHDINFLIPRIFKKVNGCADSLVIIDFMFKTNY, from the coding sequence ATGGAGAACTTATGTATCCTGAAGAAGTTTAACATTTCTATCCATCCTCCAAAAGTCAGGAAAACCATCAATGTTCTTTGGCAACCTCCTAATAGGGGTTGGATCAAATGCAACATAGATAACTTTGATATAGGTGTTCCATCTTTTTGCTCTTGTGGTGGAATATTTAGAAACGACGCAGCGAATCTCATGGGAAGCTTTGTTAATTTCTTGGGAGATGGCAATGTATTACTTGCGGAATTGTCAGTAGCCATGACTGCAATGGAGATTGCTAGGGAGAGAAAGTGGAACAATCTGTGGATCGGATCCAACTCAGCTATTATGGTGAAAGCTTTCACTaacttttctcttttttcttggaAAGTAAGATCTAAATGGGCAAATTGTATATGTATTACTCATGACATAAATTTTTTGATTCCTCGTATTTTTAAGAAAGTCAATGGTTGTGCGGATTCGTTAGTCATCATTGATTTCATGTTCAAAACTAACTATTGA